A DNA window from Clavibacter sepedonicus contains the following coding sequences:
- a CDS encoding glycosyltransferase gives MAADLAGAPAELDLIQRVILPSEHDPDIVPLYVDADYWTSIPVAPEKRRRSPLRVVDADTHNAVVRLSDMGIISAIRGDRGFQVPHRRKVSFGTYFNAFPASYWRASTTLDGVVLEVETQGEGQVIVYRSNARGVIQKVDGASVTGSTTSRFELPFTFFADGGWYWFDLMGEEADFALVEAGWYAPAGTAPTVGAAGSVSIAITTLNRAEYCVKLLTDIGEKPDVAALLDHVYVTDQGTQKVADQPAFPRAQELLGAKLRVIDQANLGGSGGFSRGMYETLKEGASDYVLVMDDDITLEPESIRRAVKFADYARTPTIVGGHMFDMYDKSKLHAYAEGFDMWNFMWGPVTPTRHDFSASNLRQTRWMHRRVDAEYNGWWMCLIPVSTIKQVGLSLPVFIKWDDAEYALRAKEVGVPTVTLPGAAVWHVSWVDKDDSQDWQAFFHARNRLIAALLHSPYERGGRFLTANLATDVRHLVSMQYFALAARHEAYRNILRGPRGLHQDMVTRLARTRELAKGFTDGVPIKDRAALPEIVAPDKPQRRRGGGAPSGIARIVWLARTVARHAFAPLSPAATRGPEAHLAFEDARWWVVPSFDSVLVSNAEGSAALLHRRDPVLFRRMLWTSIVLRWRILARWPQLKAAYRAALPTVTSPESWARTFGVDQPTTSRRKG, from the coding sequence ATGGCCGCCGACCTCGCGGGCGCACCCGCCGAGCTCGACCTCATCCAGCGCGTCATCCTGCCGTCCGAGCACGACCCGGACATCGTCCCGCTGTACGTCGACGCGGACTACTGGACGAGCATCCCCGTCGCGCCCGAGAAGCGCCGGCGCTCGCCGCTGCGCGTGGTCGACGCCGACACGCACAACGCCGTCGTCCGCCTCAGCGACATGGGCATCATCAGCGCGATCCGCGGCGACCGCGGCTTCCAGGTGCCCCACCGACGCAAGGTGTCGTTCGGCACGTACTTCAACGCGTTCCCCGCCTCCTACTGGCGCGCGAGCACCACGCTCGACGGCGTCGTGCTCGAGGTCGAGACCCAAGGCGAGGGCCAGGTCATCGTCTACCGCTCGAACGCGCGCGGCGTGATCCAGAAGGTCGACGGCGCGTCCGTTACCGGGTCCACCACCTCCCGCTTCGAGCTCCCGTTCACGTTCTTCGCGGATGGCGGCTGGTACTGGTTCGACCTGATGGGCGAGGAGGCCGACTTCGCGCTCGTCGAGGCCGGCTGGTACGCCCCCGCCGGCACCGCGCCCACGGTGGGCGCCGCGGGCTCCGTCAGCATCGCCATCACGACGCTCAACCGTGCCGAGTACTGCGTGAAGCTCCTCACCGACATCGGCGAGAAGCCGGACGTGGCGGCGCTCCTCGATCACGTGTACGTCACCGACCAGGGCACCCAGAAGGTCGCCGACCAGCCCGCCTTCCCGCGGGCGCAGGAGCTGCTCGGCGCGAAGCTCCGCGTCATCGACCAGGCCAACCTCGGCGGATCCGGAGGCTTCTCCCGTGGCATGTACGAGACGCTCAAGGAGGGCGCGAGCGACTACGTCCTCGTCATGGACGACGACATCACGCTCGAGCCGGAGAGCATCCGCCGTGCCGTGAAGTTCGCGGACTACGCGCGGACGCCCACCATCGTCGGCGGCCACATGTTCGACATGTACGACAAGAGCAAGCTCCACGCGTACGCCGAGGGCTTCGACATGTGGAACTTCATGTGGGGTCCCGTCACGCCCACGCGCCACGACTTCAGCGCGTCGAACCTCCGCCAGACCCGGTGGATGCACCGCCGCGTCGACGCCGAGTACAACGGCTGGTGGATGTGCCTCATCCCCGTCTCGACGATCAAGCAGGTCGGCCTGTCGCTGCCCGTCTTCATCAAGTGGGACGACGCCGAGTACGCGCTGCGGGCGAAGGAGGTCGGCGTGCCGACCGTCACGCTCCCGGGAGCCGCCGTCTGGCACGTGTCCTGGGTCGACAAGGACGACTCGCAGGACTGGCAGGCGTTCTTCCACGCGCGCAACCGCCTCATCGCGGCGCTGCTGCACTCGCCCTACGAGCGCGGGGGCCGGTTCCTCACGGCCAACCTCGCCACGGACGTCCGGCACCTGGTCTCGATGCAGTACTTCGCGCTCGCCGCACGCCATGAGGCGTACCGCAACATCCTCCGCGGGCCGCGCGGCCTGCACCAGGACATGGTGACGCGCCTGGCCCGCACCCGGGAGCTGGCGAAGGGCTTCACGGACGGCGTCCCCATCAAGGACCGCGCCGCCCTGCCCGAGATCGTCGCGCCGGACAAGCCGCAGCGTCGGCGCGGGGGAGGCGCCCCCTCGGGCATCGCCCGCATCGTGTGGCTCGCCCGCACGGTGGCGCGCCACGCGTTCGCCCCGCTCAGCCCGGCCGCGACGCGCGGCCCAGAGGCGCACCTCGCGTTCGAGGACGCCCGCTGGTGGGTCGTCCCCTCGTTCGACAGCGTGCTCGTCTCCAACGCGGAAGGGTCGGCGGCGCTCCTGCACCGTCGCGACCCGGTGCTGTTCCGCCGCATGCTCTGGACGAGCATCGTCCTCCGCTGGCGGATCCTCGCCCGGTGGCCGCAGCTCAAGGCTGCGTACCGCGCGGCCTTGCCGACGGTCACGAGCCCCGAGTCCTGGGCCCGGACCTTCGGCGTCGACCAGCCGACGACCTCGCGCCGCAAGGGGTAG
- the rfbA gene encoding glucose-1-phosphate thymidylyltransferase RfbA — protein MKGIILAGGSGTRLWPITKGISKQLMPIYDKPMIYYPLSTLMMADIREVLIITTPEYNDQFRALLGDGSHLGMRIEYAVQPSPDGLAQAFVIGEEFIGDDSVALVLGDNIFHGAGLGTSLRKNTEIDGALIFAYHVADPTAYGVVEFDEDFTAVSIEEKPAKPKSAYAVPGLYFFDNDVVEIAKGIQPSERGELEITAVNDHYLQAGRLRVQVLDRGTAWLDTGTFESMMQASEYVKVIEDRQGFKIGCIEEIAYRAGWIDRDALEELARPLIKSGYGRYLVTLLDS, from the coding sequence ATGAAGGGCATCATCCTGGCCGGCGGATCCGGCACCCGGCTCTGGCCGATCACGAAGGGCATCAGCAAGCAGCTGATGCCGATCTACGACAAGCCGATGATCTACTACCCCCTGTCGACGCTGATGATGGCGGACATCCGCGAGGTGCTCATCATCACGACCCCCGAGTACAACGACCAGTTCCGGGCCCTGCTCGGCGACGGCTCGCACCTCGGCATGCGCATCGAGTACGCCGTGCAGCCCTCGCCCGACGGCCTCGCGCAGGCCTTCGTCATCGGCGAGGAGTTCATCGGCGACGACTCGGTCGCGCTCGTCCTCGGCGACAACATCTTCCACGGCGCGGGCCTCGGCACGAGCCTCAGGAAGAACACCGAAATCGACGGCGCGCTGATCTTCGCGTACCACGTGGCGGATCCCACGGCCTACGGGGTCGTCGAGTTCGACGAGGACTTCACGGCCGTCTCCATCGAGGAGAAGCCCGCGAAGCCGAAGAGCGCGTACGCCGTGCCCGGCCTCTACTTCTTCGACAACGACGTGGTCGAGATCGCGAAAGGCATCCAGCCGAGCGAGCGCGGCGAGCTCGAGATCACGGCCGTCAACGACCACTACCTCCAGGCCGGTCGTCTCCGCGTCCAGGTGCTCGACCGCGGCACCGCATGGCTCGACACCGGCACGTTCGAGAGCATGATGCAGGCCTCCGAGTACGTGAAGGTCATCGAGGACCGCCAGGGGTTCAAGATCGGCTGCATCGAGGAGATCGCCTACCGCGCCGGCTGGATCGACCGGGACGCCCTCGAGGAGCTCGCGCGACCGCTCATCAAGAGCGGCTACGGGCGCTACCTCGTCACGCTGCTCGACTCCTAG
- a CDS encoding glycosyltransferase, translating to MPTEAFSLLLPVYRGDRPEFLRRAFRSSVDDQTLRPDEVVVVRDGPVSAELARTMAELAEASPVPVVTVELARNMGLAYALERGLEACAHDVVARMDADDISLPERFARQLELISSGLDLVGTGMYEFADEVGTIAGRRTPPVGADAISRYARFHDPFNHPTVVYRRQAVKRAGGYLPLGLMEDYYLFARMIQSGARVENLADPLVMYRVSAGAYARRGGVAQLRAELRLQREFRRRRFTSLAQALRNVLVRGSYRLIPEAVRRGLYRRLITRDRTAPRARA from the coding sequence ATGCCCACCGAGGCCTTCTCGCTCCTCCTCCCCGTGTACCGGGGCGATCGTCCCGAGTTCCTCCGGAGGGCGTTCCGCAGCAGCGTCGACGACCAGACCCTGCGGCCCGACGAGGTCGTCGTCGTCCGCGACGGCCCGGTGTCCGCGGAGCTCGCGCGCACCATGGCGGAGCTCGCGGAGGCGTCGCCCGTCCCCGTCGTCACGGTCGAGCTCGCCCGCAACATGGGACTCGCCTACGCGCTCGAGCGCGGGCTCGAGGCCTGCGCGCACGACGTCGTCGCCCGCATGGACGCCGACGACATCAGCCTCCCCGAGCGGTTCGCGCGCCAGCTGGAGCTCATCTCGAGCGGCCTCGACCTCGTCGGCACCGGCATGTACGAGTTCGCGGACGAGGTCGGCACCATCGCCGGGCGCCGCACCCCGCCGGTCGGCGCCGACGCCATCTCCCGCTACGCGCGCTTCCACGACCCGTTCAACCACCCCACTGTCGTGTACCGGCGCCAGGCGGTGAAGCGCGCGGGCGGGTACCTCCCGCTGGGGCTGATGGAGGACTACTACCTCTTCGCCCGCATGATCCAGTCGGGCGCGCGCGTGGAGAACCTCGCGGATCCGCTCGTCATGTACCGCGTGAGCGCCGGCGCCTACGCCCGCCGCGGCGGCGTGGCCCAGCTGCGCGCCGAGCTCCGCCTCCAGCGGGAGTTCCGCCGTCGCCGGTTCACGTCGCTCGCGCAGGCCCTGCGCAACGTGCTGGTCCGCGGCAGCTACCGCCTCATCCCCGAGGCCGTGCGCCGCGGGCTGTACCGTCGCCTGATCACGCGCGACCGGACGGCCCCGCGGGCCCGCGCCTGA
- a CDS encoding glycosyltransferase family 2 protein has product MSIVIPAYNNADYLAETVDSVLAQTFTDFEVVIADHASTDGTWDVMHRYADEPRVRLLRTDAGGGALRNWNRVSQEARGELIKLVCGDDLLYPTILERQVAELDASPSVVLVASPRDIVDADSRPIVRDHGVSGSRIAISGAAAVRRTVRSGTNIFGEPGCVLMRRADLEAVGWWDSRWPYLIDETTYAKVLLRGDFASVGPKALAGFRISDSQWSVRLAGEQASAAAGFHHWVLDEHPGVVSRADVRLGDAMARAKALSRRLVYLYLGRRMSRSEVR; this is encoded by the coding sequence GTGTCCATCGTCATCCCCGCCTACAATAACGCCGACTACCTCGCCGAGACGGTGGACTCCGTGTTGGCGCAGACGTTCACCGACTTCGAGGTCGTGATCGCGGACCACGCGTCCACCGACGGCACCTGGGACGTCATGCACCGCTACGCCGACGAGCCGCGCGTCCGTCTGCTCCGCACCGACGCGGGCGGCGGCGCGCTCCGCAACTGGAACCGCGTGAGCCAGGAGGCCCGCGGCGAGCTGATCAAGCTGGTCTGCGGCGACGACCTCCTCTACCCCACCATCCTGGAGCGGCAGGTGGCCGAGCTCGACGCGTCGCCGTCGGTCGTGCTCGTCGCGTCCCCGCGGGACATCGTCGACGCCGACAGCCGTCCGATCGTGCGCGACCACGGCGTCTCCGGATCCCGCATCGCCATCTCCGGCGCCGCGGCCGTCCGCCGCACCGTCCGCTCGGGCACCAACATCTTCGGCGAGCCGGGCTGCGTGCTCATGCGCCGAGCCGACCTCGAGGCCGTGGGTTGGTGGGACTCGCGCTGGCCCTACCTCATCGACGAGACCACCTACGCGAAGGTGCTGCTCCGCGGCGACTTCGCGTCGGTCGGCCCGAAGGCCCTCGCGGGGTTCCGGATCTCCGACTCGCAGTGGAGCGTGCGCCTCGCGGGTGAGCAGGCCAGCGCCGCCGCGGGCTTCCATCACTGGGTGCTCGACGAGCACCCCGGCGTGGTGTCCCGGGCCGACGTCCGTCTGGGCGACGCGATGGCCCGCGCCAAGGCGCTCTCCCGCCGGCTCGTGTACCTCTACCTCGGTCGGCGCATGTCGCGCTCCGAGGTGCGCTGA
- a CDS encoding glycosyltransferase family protein, protein MSKRVVWPLVVVVGVLVGAVIPLLVEPGYYFVDDSQSGLFGQWYEIGNRVLAGQWALVVPQVWQSGNYLAEGAWGLFSPVLWLIGVGSHQLADAALYVTLVKLVFLVVAGLGAQLLARTFGIPRSWAAVTGIAAPLAGFTLYMDAPSWANGLMAYCLWPLAWALARRTVLLGRSAVPAVLVGATLIGFSYAAATIFLGLVLGSTLFEAWRLKRPGMVLRAFWLSVSLGSFAVVVHLPGLLTAPVTGRTDGIINTGLLTVNLSGLFTSSTPVGSPQIYIFDRYFPLVPMLYIAWFLPLLAFVDWAALMRLLRSRTRRGIVVVLVAATIGVLLPSDFAVFRFPVRMMPYLTLAVLLITALALSRARIARLSRRRVLFAVGFVLASSALTDSQTPAYWKVIVLAGLASVAGVLLAAHVIHRRQGPAAASASAPISRDGVTRSLAVLAIAGTLLFLIPQHVAHPSSPLRNYDVPADVADYQRQLAGAEGDVLVIGTVADDAAERKQWADTLVANLWYVNPANVQNAYSSVYFPAYQDTLCMAYNGYTCYQLFSRLFTVEPQTGEQYVDLLSVSSIQLIKESFPTDADWSRVPDGWHVASDTSLTRLLVRDEPLPTAGGVVWESDGTRVTEVDRDDSGVRFRVDAVPSDGGSVALSRIPWPGYAASEGEVEKRPIAGFLTRVDLDGVRPGDVVDVTFRSPGWQVQSVAGLLVLIGLGVIEVHRFRGRCRRSASTSSRPAGVRA, encoded by the coding sequence GTGTCGAAGAGAGTCGTGTGGCCCCTGGTGGTCGTGGTCGGGGTCCTGGTGGGCGCCGTCATCCCCCTGCTCGTGGAACCCGGCTACTACTTCGTGGACGACAGCCAATCCGGCCTCTTCGGGCAGTGGTACGAGATCGGCAACCGCGTGCTCGCCGGCCAGTGGGCGCTCGTGGTGCCGCAGGTGTGGCAGTCGGGGAACTACCTGGCGGAGGGGGCGTGGGGGCTGTTCAGCCCGGTCCTCTGGCTCATCGGCGTCGGCTCCCACCAGCTCGCCGACGCCGCGCTCTACGTCACCCTGGTCAAGCTCGTCTTCCTGGTCGTGGCCGGGCTGGGCGCGCAGCTCCTCGCCCGCACCTTCGGCATCCCGAGGTCGTGGGCCGCCGTGACCGGCATAGCCGCCCCGCTCGCGGGATTCACCTTGTACATGGACGCGCCGTCCTGGGCCAACGGGCTGATGGCCTACTGCCTCTGGCCGCTCGCGTGGGCCCTGGCCCGACGCACCGTCCTGCTCGGCCGATCCGCCGTCCCCGCCGTGCTCGTGGGCGCGACGCTCATCGGCTTCAGCTACGCCGCCGCCACGATCTTCCTCGGGCTCGTCCTCGGCTCCACGCTGTTCGAGGCGTGGCGCCTGAAGAGACCGGGGATGGTCCTGCGGGCGTTCTGGCTGTCGGTCTCGCTGGGATCCTTCGCCGTCGTCGTCCACCTACCGGGCCTCCTCACCGCACCGGTCACGGGTCGGACGGACGGCATCATCAACACCGGCCTCCTGACCGTCAACCTCAGCGGCCTCTTCACGTCGAGCACCCCGGTGGGCAGCCCGCAGATCTACATCTTCGACCGGTACTTCCCGCTCGTGCCCATGCTCTACATCGCGTGGTTCCTGCCCCTCCTGGCGTTCGTGGACTGGGCGGCGCTCATGCGCCTGCTCCGTTCGCGGACGCGGCGCGGCATCGTGGTCGTGCTGGTCGCCGCGACCATCGGCGTGCTGCTGCCCAGCGACTTCGCGGTGTTCCGCTTCCCGGTGCGCATGATGCCGTACCTCACGCTCGCGGTGCTCCTCATCACCGCGCTCGCCCTGAGCCGGGCGCGGATCGCGCGCCTGTCGAGGCGGCGGGTCCTCTTCGCGGTCGGCTTCGTCCTCGCCAGCTCGGCCCTGACCGACAGCCAGACGCCCGCGTACTGGAAGGTCATCGTGCTCGCGGGGCTCGCGTCCGTAGCCGGGGTCCTCCTCGCCGCGCACGTCATCCACCGGAGGCAGGGACCCGCGGCGGCGTCCGCGTCCGCTCCCATCTCGAGGGACGGCGTCACCCGCTCGCTCGCCGTGCTCGCCATCGCCGGGACGCTGCTCTTCCTGATCCCGCAGCACGTCGCCCACCCCAGCTCGCCGCTCCGGAACTACGACGTCCCGGCGGACGTCGCCGACTACCAGCGGCAGCTGGCGGGAGCGGAGGGGGACGTGCTCGTCATCGGGACCGTCGCGGATGACGCGGCGGAGCGGAAGCAGTGGGCCGACACTCTCGTCGCCAACCTCTGGTACGTCAACCCGGCGAACGTGCAGAACGCCTACTCGTCCGTCTACTTCCCCGCCTACCAGGACACGCTCTGCATGGCCTACAACGGGTACACCTGCTACCAGCTCTTCTCGCGTCTCTTCACCGTGGAGCCTCAGACGGGTGAGCAGTACGTCGACCTGCTGTCCGTCAGCTCCATCCAGCTCATCAAGGAGTCCTTCCCGACGGACGCCGACTGGTCGCGGGTGCCGGACGGCTGGCACGTCGCCTCGGACACGTCCCTGACCCGGCTCCTCGTCCGGGACGAGCCGCTGCCGACCGCGGGTGGCGTCGTGTGGGAGTCCGACGGCACGCGCGTGACCGAGGTCGACAGGGACGACTCCGGGGTGCGTTTCCGCGTCGACGCGGTCCCGTCGGACGGGGGCTCGGTCGCGCTCAGCCGCATCCCCTGGCCCGGCTACGCGGCTTCGGAGGGCGAGGTCGAGAAGCGGCCCATCGCCGGCTTCCTCACCCGCGTCGACCTCGACGGGGTCCGACCCGGCGACGTCGTGGATGTGACGTTCCGCAGCCCCGGTTGGCAGGTGCAGTCCGTCGCCGGGCTCCTCGTCCTGATCGGCCTCGGCGTGATCGAGGTCCACCGCTTCCGCGGCCGTTGCCGCCGCAGTGCCTCGACATCCTCGCGACCGGCCGGGGTGCGCGCGTGA
- a CDS encoding dTDP-4-dehydrorhamnose 3,5-epimerase family protein — translation MQIRELAVPDAYELTPIQRTDDRGVFLEWYRFDEIQEAVGHPLDLRQANMSVSRRGVVRGVHFADVPRGQAKHVKAVSGAVLDFIVDIRVGSPTFGQWDSVRLNTETHKAVYISEGLGHCFVALTDDAAVTYLVSDVYNPGAEHGITPLDPELGLVFPEEAGEPLLSPKDLEAPTLAEAAAAGLLPTWSDMRAFHDAQKVS, via the coding sequence GTGCAGATCCGCGAACTCGCCGTACCCGACGCGTACGAGCTCACCCCCATCCAGCGCACGGACGACCGGGGCGTGTTCCTCGAGTGGTACCGGTTCGACGAGATCCAGGAGGCGGTCGGCCACCCGCTCGACCTCCGCCAGGCCAACATGAGCGTGTCCAGGCGCGGTGTCGTCCGCGGCGTGCACTTCGCCGACGTGCCGCGCGGCCAGGCCAAGCACGTGAAGGCCGTCTCCGGCGCCGTGCTCGACTTCATCGTGGACATCCGCGTCGGGTCCCCGACCTTCGGCCAGTGGGACAGCGTGCGGCTCAACACCGAGACGCACAAGGCCGTCTACATCTCCGAGGGCCTCGGCCATTGCTTCGTCGCTCTCACCGACGACGCGGCCGTCACCTACCTCGTGAGCGACGTCTACAACCCCGGCGCCGAGCACGGCATCACGCCGCTCGACCCCGAGCTCGGCCTCGTCTTCCCCGAGGAGGCCGGCGAGCCGCTCCTCTCCCCGAAGGACCTCGAGGCGCCGACGCTCGCCGAGGCGGCGGCCGCCGGCCTCCTCCCCACCTGGTCGGACATGCGCGCCTTCCACGACGCGCAGAAGGTGAGCTGA
- a CDS encoding glycosyltransferase, whose protein sequence is MTVAPPRVVAVVVAYNRRELVMETLGALGRQSRQPDAVVVVDNASTDGSADAVAAAFPDANLTRLARNTGGAGGFAVGIERALHAHEADLVWLMDDDTVPDPGALAALLRARAQAPARTVVLASAVRWVDGRPHPMNTPRTRPSAGRRERERAAAHGCVPVRSASFVSFMVEADAVRRHGLPVADYFLWNDDFEYSTRLLRRGRGHLVVDSTVEHRTRTFGSTDVDPGARFYFEVRNKVWLLTRSRALSPVERVLYAGAATRSWARTFLRSSDRAVLADGLRRGLRDGFASGPRESAAVLADLGGITEGVARLERGAGRA, encoded by the coding sequence GTGACCGTCGCTCCGCCGCGCGTGGTCGCCGTGGTCGTCGCCTACAACCGCCGCGAGCTGGTGATGGAGACCCTCGGCGCCCTGGGCAGGCAGAGCCGGCAGCCGGATGCGGTCGTCGTGGTGGACAACGCGTCGACGGACGGATCCGCTGACGCGGTCGCCGCCGCGTTCCCCGACGCGAACCTGACGCGGCTCGCCCGCAACACAGGCGGTGCCGGCGGGTTCGCCGTGGGCATCGAGCGTGCCCTGCATGCGCACGAGGCCGACCTTGTGTGGCTCATGGACGACGACACGGTCCCGGATCCAGGCGCTCTGGCCGCTCTGCTGCGCGCGCGAGCCCAGGCGCCCGCGCGAACGGTCGTCCTCGCGTCGGCGGTCCGTTGGGTCGACGGACGTCCCCATCCCATGAACACGCCGCGGACCCGACCCTCGGCGGGCCGCCGCGAGCGCGAGCGCGCCGCCGCCCACGGGTGCGTCCCGGTGCGCTCGGCGTCGTTCGTCTCGTTCATGGTCGAGGCCGACGCGGTCCGCAGGCACGGCCTCCCCGTCGCCGACTACTTCCTGTGGAACGACGACTTCGAGTACAGCACCCGCCTGCTCCGTCGCGGACGAGGGCACCTCGTCGTCGACAGCACGGTGGAGCACCGCACGCGCACGTTCGGTTCGACGGACGTGGATCCGGGCGCGCGCTTCTACTTCGAGGTCCGCAACAAGGTGTGGCTGCTGACGCGCAGTCGCGCGCTCTCTCCCGTGGAGCGGGTCCTGTATGCCGGCGCCGCGACGCGGTCGTGGGCGCGCACCTTCCTCCGCTCATCCGACCGGGCGGTGCTCGCCGACGGGCTGCGGCGGGGCCTCCGGGACGGCTTCGCCTCGGGGCCGCGGGAGTCGGCGGCAGTGCTGGCGGACCTCGGCGGGATCACCGAAGGCGTCGCGCGCCTGGAGCGGGGTGCGGGCCGGGCCTGA
- a CDS encoding glycosyltransferase family 2 protein produces MNATPVRPLVSFILPSYNEAGSVDVFYRTLVETIEGADLDLDMELIYVNDGSRDDTLQKLLAIAATDDRVQVIDFSRNFGHQIAVTAGLDHARGDAAIIMDTDLQDPPRVAVELIRTWREGYNVVYAQRRTRKDTFFKKVTADAFYRVLQLVAEIEIPRNTGDFRLIDRKVIDAIRRFPERNRFLRGMVSYVGFRQTSVQFDRDERHSGETGYPLRKMLKFAADGILGFSTFPLKLIQLVGWIVSAISALLVVYVLISRLVAPENTVPGWTFTVIAILFVGGVQIIMLSVLGSYLGRVYDEVQNRPLYLIDTHHGARPIQKTVAVDPLRPEV; encoded by the coding sequence GTGAATGCCACCCCCGTCCGACCGCTCGTCAGCTTCATCCTCCCGTCCTACAACGAGGCGGGTAGCGTCGACGTCTTCTATCGGACGCTCGTCGAGACGATCGAGGGCGCCGACCTGGACCTCGACATGGAGCTGATCTACGTCAACGACGGCTCCCGCGACGACACGCTCCAGAAGCTCCTCGCCATCGCCGCGACGGACGACCGGGTGCAGGTCATCGACTTCTCCCGCAACTTCGGCCACCAGATCGCCGTGACGGCTGGACTGGACCACGCCCGTGGTGACGCAGCGATCATCATGGACACGGACCTGCAGGACCCTCCCCGCGTCGCCGTCGAGCTCATCCGCACGTGGCGGGAGGGCTACAACGTGGTCTACGCGCAGAGGCGGACCCGCAAGGACACGTTCTTCAAGAAGGTGACGGCGGACGCGTTCTACCGGGTGCTGCAGCTCGTCGCCGAGATCGAGATCCCCCGCAACACGGGCGACTTCCGCCTCATCGACCGCAAGGTGATCGACGCGATCCGCCGCTTCCCCGAGCGCAACCGCTTCCTGCGCGGCATGGTCTCCTACGTGGGGTTCCGGCAGACGAGCGTCCAGTTCGACCGCGACGAGCGCCATTCCGGCGAGACCGGGTATCCGCTCCGGAAGATGCTCAAGTTCGCCGCCGACGGCATCCTCGGGTTCTCGACCTTCCCGCTCAAGCTCATCCAGCTCGTGGGGTGGATCGTCTCGGCCATCAGCGCGCTCCTGGTCGTCTACGTGCTGATCAGCCGGCTCGTGGCGCCCGAGAACACGGTGCCGGGCTGGACGTTCACGGTCATCGCCATCCTGTTCGTGGGCGGCGTGCAGATCATCATGCTGAGCGTGCTCGGCAGCTATCTGGGGCGGGTCTACGACGAAGTGCAGAACCGGCCGCTGTACCTGATCGACACGCACCACGGCGCCCGGCCGATCCAGAAGACGGTCGCCGTCGATCCGCTCCGCCCGGAGGTGTGA
- the glf gene encoding UDP-galactopyranose mutase: protein MSPDLVVVGSGFFGLTIAERVAEELGLKVLVIDRRDHIGGNAYSEKDPETGIEVHRYGAHLFHTSNETVWEYVNRFTDFTPYVHRVYTEHEGEVFPLPINLGTINQFFRSAHGPQAARELIAEQASELDAGEARNLEGKGISLIGRPLYEAFIRDYTAKQWQTDPTDLPAEVISRLPVRYTYDNRYFNDTHEGLPVEGYTAWLERMADHPNIEVRLETDFFDETQEVNRASVVGKVPVVYTGAIDRYFDYSEGALSWRTLDFEREVLPVGDFQGTPVMNYADADVPFTRIHEFRHFHPERDAPADKTVIMREYSRFAEGEDEPYYPVNTAADREGLLKYRELAKQEEGVFFGGRLGTYQYLDMHMAIGAALSMYENKLKPVLAKDAS, encoded by the coding sequence ATGAGCCCTGATCTCGTAGTGGTCGGGTCCGGTTTCTTCGGACTCACGATCGCGGAGCGCGTCGCCGAGGAGCTGGGCCTCAAGGTCCTCGTCATCGACCGCCGCGACCACATCGGCGGCAACGCGTACAGCGAGAAGGACCCGGAGACCGGCATCGAGGTGCACCGCTACGGCGCGCACCTGTTCCACACGTCGAACGAGACGGTGTGGGAGTACGTCAACCGCTTCACGGACTTCACGCCCTACGTGCACCGCGTCTACACGGAGCACGAGGGGGAGGTCTTCCCGCTGCCGATCAACCTCGGCACCATCAACCAGTTCTTCCGCTCCGCGCACGGCCCCCAGGCAGCCCGCGAGCTCATCGCCGAGCAGGCGTCCGAGCTCGACGCCGGCGAGGCGCGGAACCTCGAGGGGAAGGGCATCTCCCTCATCGGGCGCCCGCTCTACGAGGCGTTCATCCGCGACTACACGGCGAAGCAGTGGCAGACGGATCCCACGGACCTGCCGGCCGAGGTCATCAGCCGCCTCCCCGTGCGCTACACGTACGACAACCGCTACTTCAACGACACGCATGAGGGCCTCCCCGTCGAGGGGTACACCGCGTGGCTCGAGCGCATGGCCGACCACCCGAACATCGAGGTCCGCCTCGAGACCGACTTCTTCGACGAGACCCAGGAGGTCAACCGGGCCTCCGTCGTGGGAAAGGTGCCCGTCGTCTACACGGGCGCCATCGACCGCTACTTCGACTACTCGGAGGGCGCGCTGTCGTGGCGCACGCTCGACTTCGAGCGCGAGGTGCTCCCGGTCGGCGACTTCCAGGGCACGCCCGTGATGAACTACGCGGATGCCGACGTGCCGTTCACGCGCATCCACGAGTTCCGGCACTTCCACCCGGAGCGCGACGCCCCAGCGGACAAGACGGTCATCATGCGCGAGTACTCGCGCTTCGCCGAGGGCGAGGACGAGCCGTACTACCCGGTCAACACGGCCGCCGACCGCGAGGGCCTGCTCAAGTACCGCGAGCTCGCCAAGCAGGAGGAGGGCGTCTTCTTCGGCGGCCGCCTCGGCACGTACCAGTACCTCGACATGCACATGGCGATCGGGGCGGCGCTCTCGATGTACGAGAACAAGCTCAAGCCCGTGCTCGCGAAGGACGCCTCCTGA